The Mastacembelus armatus chromosome 4, fMasArm1.2, whole genome shotgun sequence genome segment TCATTATGGTGGTAAAGGTAAAGTCCGTCAGTCCTATGGGGGATGAATGAAATTGAGCCACTTCTGGGGTtccctttttgtttgtttgtttttgtgttgggCATCTGCTGCAGGCACCCACGTACTTTCCCACCACGTAGCTAAGGCGTGTTTTCATAGCAGCAGATTTTAGATCAGATCAGCATTTGGTGATTTTTACTGACAAGATGTCACTGATCGACTTTAGTTAACgtggtgtttttattattgtgttattatgaCGACCCACcccactgcagctttaatcaCATGATGGAGCCCTGCCAGGTTTTACTGCTCTGATGTGGTAAATTTCAAACTGTTTGAATGGGACACAAAGCATTGTGGTTAACAGGGGAGAGTCTGATTCACTGTACACCACCCACCTGCTCTCATTTCATGCCAAAGCAAAGAGTGTAATACCAAAACTGGGGATTTTCTTTGGGCacttaaaacagaaatgatctGTGGTGCCTGGAAATTCATATGAGGATAATGATGACGCCTAACAATGACGCAGGAACAAGAGGCCTTGAGAAACTGTCAAGTCAAATttgacagagagcagcagatTCTTGCTGGGCAAAGTCTGATAACATAGAATGCAGTAAAACAAGTCTGCACTTTCAAGCAAACACAGGAAGCAAAGAATCAATGGTAAGCATAAAGTCACATGATCACAGAGCAACTGCTGGAAATCTTACACGTTTCTCTGATTAGTGCgtaattttctgttgtgttttggtcGTAGTTGTACTAATCGGAGACTCTGGAGTGGGGAAGAGTAACCTGCTGTCCCGTTTCACAAGAAATGAGTTCAACCTGGAGAGCAAAAGCACCATCGGGGTGGAGTTTGCCACCAGAAGCATCCAGGTGGACGGCAAGATGATAAAGGCTCAAATCTGGGACACGGCTGGACAGGAGCGCTACAGAGCAATCACCTCAGCGTGAGTTTAGAGTTTTTATTTCTATACATTATTTACCAGTATTGTGTTAGCAAGGTATATTTAAAGGGTGATATTTCTCACATGAATACTGTCACAGTGTCACCAAAGGTCACAGGTGTTGCTTTTTGATGTACCTGAAGATGTTGATAGATAGATTCATGACTCGCCGACTTCTCTTCTTTGCTCTGCGGTCACCAGGTATTACCGAGGTGCGGTCGGGGCTCTCCTGGTTTACGACATCGCCAAGCATCTGACATATGAGAATGTTGAGCGTTGGCTGAAGGAGCTGAGGGACCACGCTGACAACAACATTGTCATCATGCTGGTTGGAAACAAAAGCGACCTACGCCACCTCAGGGCAGTGCCCACTGACGAGGCTCGAGCCTTTTCAGGTAAATCACATTAAATGCTTTGGTGGGAGAAACACAAGTAAGTCAGACTAACAGTCTATAGAAGTAGAATTCATGTACTGTTCATGTTTATAATGTATCTGATGTGTCTTCTCACATTAGAAAAGAACACCCTTTCATTTATTGAGACGTCAGCTTTGGACTCCACTAATGTAGAAGAAGCCTTTAAGAACATTCTCACAGGTAAGAAAAGCTCAAGTCCTAGTACAGTATCTCTGCAATGTACACAGAACAATCTGAAAAACTTCCACGTTGTATGTGTCATTACTAGTAAAATATCACTGGGCAATAGAGGATAAAATAATCAGTACACTAAGAGGACTTGTGCAGTCAATGAAAACAACAAGGACCAAATAAAATGGGGTTTTAAGATGGTTTGTCATTCAGAGCCAGCTTCCGTGGCTTATTAAAATTGTTCTGGAGAGCTACCCACTGCGTCACCGTGCCGCACACAGATCcatttacagttaaataaaTGATAAGGAACATGCATTAATGcattataatattttttacattgaaTTTTCCTCTGCAGAAATCTACCGCATTGTGTCACAGAAGCAGATAGCAGACAGATCTGCACACGATGAATCTCCAGGCAACAATGTAGTGGACATAAGCGTCCCTCCAACCACTGATGGGCAGAAGGGCCTCAAACTCCAGTGCTGCCAGAGCCTGTGACACTCACTCAGTGACAGTTATTCTCTCCTCCACATCCACCTGAGATCACATCACCTGTGCACTTTCTGTTCTGTAGCTCTGCTCACAGACAGCTCCCTCATCACCCTTTCCTTTATTTGTATCTCTTAcctttcattctgttttataTAATTGTTTTCAACTCACTCGTGCTTTTCTCTTCTGccatgaaagaaaacaagaagccTTCATGTCACTTACGTCGAGTTGCTCATGGAGCCAATGTGAAGCTTCCTGCAAAGCGGGGACGAGGCAGTTGTCACTGTCCTATGAAGCCTGTGAAGTCTGAACTCTACTGCTATGCTGTCTTGGTCAGGGAGGTGGTGAAACACATTTCAATGGTTACCACTAGATGGtgctgtgtaaataaaactaaaggCAGTTGCTCCAACTTGGTGAAGCAGTATTATGAGTTTGAAAGTGTGGTTCTTACTTTCATCTTACATCACTTATCATGCCAAAAATATCCTCACGTGTATTTATTGAAGAATATTTGGCTGAAGTTGTCGTTCTTTTACTATCAAGAACAGTTTCAATTTACAATAAAATTCTTGACTGAAGTACTGCGTTCAACTCTTACTCTCCCTGATTGGGTTTAAAGAAAAGATCAATCtgttattttttgaaatatggAACATGAATGAGTCTTCACAGCGGCAGTGTCAAAGTAACAATTTAAAGGTAGCAGTTAATCAAAATATCTACATCATCCAGATCTGAGAGTAAACAAACAGGAACTTAAAATACCTCTTTGCTTTCCTAGAGGGCAAAAACAGAGTATCTGTTTGCCAAGGTACCATATAAAAGATTTTAAGCTCATGTTTTCCCGACTAAGCTGCTTAAATTTGG includes the following:
- the LOC113129003 gene encoding ras-related protein Rab-11B-like, which gives rise to MGNRDDEYDFLFKVVLIGDSGVGKSNLLSRFTRNEFNLESKSTIGVEFATRSIQVDGKMIKAQIWDTAGQERYRAITSAYYRGAVGALLVYDIAKHLTYENVERWLKELRDHADNNIVIMLVGNKSDLRHLRAVPTDEARAFSEKNTLSFIETSALDSTNVEEAFKNILTEIYRIVSQKQIADRSAHDESPGNNVVDISVPPTTDGQKGLKLQCCQSL